The following proteins are co-located in the Xiphophorus hellerii strain 12219 unplaced genomic scaffold, Xiphophorus_hellerii-4.1 PGA_scaffold_81__1_contigs__length_211163, whole genome shotgun sequence genome:
- the LOC116716701 gene encoding uncharacterized protein LOC116716701 has product MFTCNFCGNLAKTLRLYLLHCKLHRNEPRCLFKCAAAGCKDTFLRYEALKAHFYRKHNTSGPSSVGTVVTDFKCSLALCDHQCQTTKALIAHLKHHIVEGRVVNCPFRGCKKVFHVKSSFTAHISRKHRDLADNIHDSYKCSGSQSLSVHNDPDNIESQGNEIILQTAPNESDNDITEDFSDLFFRNVSLFYLKLQGQFLLPASTIQNIVEEIQNIHELGQTYCLSKLWSLLKNETPLSDEDITNICESVKGSDLFSICHTGPMRTAHSRVQTFKKNFNYVEPKKIFLGRDENRTDRFAYYVPLRKTLKCLLESDLWKKSRQHTSESPSDILSDINDGQIYKFNNFFVENPSCLKLILYQDAFEVVNPLGSAKTRHKILAVYVSVANLPLHVRSDTDHMSLVLLCKEKDFKEFGHSKVLSELLEDLRLLEENGIVMVDETVVKGTVFCIAGDNLGSHCIGGFSENFSRTQHFCRYCLITRSEFQGEDPNVCGPLRTIDRYNSALDELQTAEEPDVEGVKFRYG; this is encoded by the exons ATGTTTACTTGCAATTTCTGTGGCAATTTGGCTAAAAcattaagactttatttactTCATTGTAAGCTACATCGAAATGAGCCGCGATGTTTATTTAAATGCGCTGCTGCTGGTTGCAAAGACACGTTCTTGCGTTATGAAGCGTTGAAGGCTCATTTTTATCGGAAACACAACACCTCTGGTCCTAGTAGCGTCGGAACGGTTGTTACCGACTTTAAATGCTCGTTGGCATTGTGTGACCACCAGTGTCAAACTACTAAGGCTCTAATAGCTCACTTGAAGCATCATATTGTGGAAGGGCGTGTTGTGAATTGTCCTTTCAGAGGatgcaaaaaagtttttcatgtGAAGTCCTCGTTTACTGCCCACATTTCCCGGAAACACAGAGATCTTGCAGATAATATCCATGACTCAtacaaatgttctggttctcaGTCATTATCTGTTCACAATGATCCAGATAACATCGAGTCGCAAGGAAATGAGATTATTTTACAGACAGCTCCAAATGAAAGTGATAATGATATTACTGAGGATTTCagtgatcttttttttagaaatgtctcTCTATTTTACTTGAAATTGCAAGGGCAGTTTCTATTACCAGCTTCAACCATCCAGAATATTGTTGAGGAGATACAAAATATACACGAGTTGGGCCAGACATACTGTTTGAGCAAACTTTGGTCACTGCTAAAAAATGAGACACCATTATCAGATGAAGACATCACCAACATTTGTGAGTCTGTCAAGGGATCTGATCTATTCTCTATATGCCATACTGGGCCGATGAGGACAGCACACTCAAGAGTGCAAACCTTCAAAAAAAACTTCAACTATGTTGAGcctaagaaaatatttttaggaagAGATGAAAACAGAACAGATAGGTTTGCCTACTATGTTCCTCTGAGGAAgactttgaaatgtttgttggaGTCTGATCTGTGGAAGAAATCAAGGCAGCACACGTCTGAGTCTCCTTCAGACATTTTAAGTGACATTAATGATGGTCAGATATACAAATTCAACAACTTTTTTGTGGAGAATCCATCATGTCTCAAGCTAATACTGTACCAAGATGCATTTGAAGTGGTTAATCCTTTAGGCTCAGCAAAGACGAGACATAAGATATTAGCCGTGTATGTGTCTGTTGCCAACTTGCCACTTCATGTACGGTCTGACACAGACCACATGTCACTGGTTTTATTGTGCAAGGAAAAAGATTTCAAGGAATTTGGGCATTCTAAAGTTCTTTCTGAGTTACTAGAAGACCTGAGGCTGTTGGAGGAAAATGGGATTGTAATGGTTGATGAAACGGTAGTTAAAGGAACTGTATTTTGCATTGCTGGAGATAATCTAGGCTCACATTGCATTGGTGGGTTCTCTGAAAATTTCAGTCGCACACAGCATTTCTGCAGATACTGCTTAATAACCCGATCAGAATTTCAGGGTGAGGACCCAAATGTGTGTGGACCACTCCGCACTATTGACAGGTACAACTCTGCTCTTGATGAACTCCAGACAGCTGAGGAACCGGACGTAGAAGGTGTAAAGTTCAG ATATGGATGA